A genomic stretch from Ovis canadensis isolate MfBH-ARS-UI-01 breed Bighorn chromosome 5, ARS-UI_OviCan_v2, whole genome shotgun sequence includes:
- the OR2C3 gene encoding olfactory receptor 2C3: MMEIANVSFPEVFILLGFSERPSLEPILFIFVLGIYVVSVLGNGIIIVVSCVDVHLHTPMYFFLVNLSFLDISFTTSIVPQLLVNLWGPQKAISYGGCVIQFYISHWLGATECVLLAVMAYDRYAAICRPLHYTAIMHPKLCCSLAFASWLGGLTTSMVGSTLTMLLPLCGNNLIDHFFCEMPLIMQLACVDTSFNEVEMYVASFIFVVLPLGLILVSYSRIAWAVLKIRSAEGWRKALNTCSSHVAVVALFYGSILFMYLQPARRNSREEGKLVALFYTVVTPMLNPLIYTLRNKTVKKALRHIVLENCGSGGTRGDI; encoded by the coding sequence ATGATGGAAATAGCCAATGTAAGTTTTCCAGAAGTTTTTATACTGCTGGGCTTCTCTGAACGACCCTCTCTAGAACCCATCCTTTTTATCTTTGTCTTGGGGATTTATGTGGTGTCTGTCTTGGGTAATGGCATCATCATTGTGGTCTCCTGCGTGGATGTGCATCTCCACACTCCTATGTACTTCTTTCTGGTCAACCTTTCCTTCCTGGACATTAGCTTCACCACAAGCATCGTCCCTCAACTCCTGGTCAATCTCTGGGGACCACAGAAAGCCATAAGCTATGGAGGGTGTGTGATCCAGTTCTATATCTCCCACTGGTTGGGGGCAACTGAATGTGTCCTCCTGGCAGTCATGGCCTACGATCGCTATGCTGCCATCTGCAGGCCACTCCACTACACTGCCATCATGCATCCAAAGCTTTGCTGCAGCCTGGCTTTTGCCTCGTGGCTTGGGGGTCTGACCACCAGCATGGTAGGTTCCACACTCACCATGCTCCTGCCTCTCTGTGGGAACAATCTCATTGACCACTTTTTCTGTGAGATGCCCCTCATTATGCAACTGGCCTGTGTGGATACCAGCTTCAATGAAGTAGAGATGTACGTGGCCAGCTTTATCTTTGTTGTCTTGCCTCTGGGTCTCATTTTGGTCTCCTACAGCCGTATTGCCTGGGCTGTGTTGAAGATCAGGTCAGCAGAAGGGTGGAGAAAGGCACTCAATACCTGCTCGTCCCATGTAGCAGTAGTGGCTCTGTTTTATGGGAGCATCCTTTTCATGTATCTTCAGCCTGCCAGGAGAAACTCTCGTGAGGAAGGTAAGCTTGTAGCCCTCTTCTACACTGTGGTCACCCCAATGCTGAACCCCCTGATTTACACGCTAAGGAacaagactgtgaagaaggcactTAGGCACATTGTACTGgagaattgtggttctggagggACACGAGGTGATATTTAG